A window of Psychroflexus sp. ALD_RP9 contains these coding sequences:
- a CDS encoding efflux RND transporter periplasmic adaptor subunit — protein MKNLLNISLLSLLLITASCNEKQQTVEEVINSNDPELMRQKRTELSTQQRQLNASIEKLNQKIESFEEANSYSLVEVNQVDTITFNHYVEVQGDVQTDENILIYPEFSGVLEKIYVSEGDQVSKGQLLAKIDDGGLRDQLQELKTQLELSKTRFERQSRLWEQNIGSEIQYLEAETAYKSMKENVKRLQEQLNKTEIRAPFAGKIDQKLTDQGEVVSPGMSPVFRLINLNEMYISAEVPEQYLSAISLNTSVEVSLTSVNEIFSAEVIQISDYINPANRKFSIKISIPSGKKVVKPNLMAKVKINDYTNNNAIVVKESIMQETASGEQVIYVFQPENENIGTAEKVQVDIGKSYNGFTEIKNGLKPGQYVITSGSRSVRNGEKVRIETPLK, from the coding sequence ATGAAAAATTTACTAAACATAAGTCTTTTAAGTCTGTTATTAATTACCGCATCTTGTAATGAAAAACAACAAACGGTAGAAGAAGTTATTAACTCTAACGACCCTGAGTTAATGCGCCAAAAACGGACAGAGTTATCTACTCAACAGCGACAACTAAATGCTTCAATTGAAAAATTAAATCAAAAAATTGAAAGTTTCGAAGAAGCTAATTCATACAGTTTAGTTGAAGTAAATCAAGTTGATACAATTACCTTTAATCATTATGTTGAGGTTCAAGGAGATGTTCAAACCGACGAAAACATTCTCATTTATCCTGAGTTTAGTGGAGTTTTAGAAAAAATTTACGTTAGTGAAGGTGATCAAGTTTCTAAGGGACAATTACTAGCTAAAATTGATGATGGTGGCTTACGCGATCAATTACAAGAGCTTAAAACACAATTAGAATTGTCTAAAACACGGTTTGAGCGCCAATCTAGATTATGGGAACAAAACATCGGTTCAGAAATTCAATATCTTGAGGCTGAAACCGCTTATAAGTCAATGAAAGAGAATGTAAAGCGTTTGCAAGAGCAGCTTAATAAAACTGAAATTCGCGCTCCATTTGCAGGTAAGATAGATCAAAAATTAACCGATCAAGGTGAAGTTGTAAGTCCTGGAATGTCTCCAGTTTTTAGGTTAATAAATTTAAATGAAATGTATATAAGTGCTGAAGTTCCTGAGCAGTATTTAAGTGCAATATCCCTAAATACTTCAGTTGAGGTAAGTTTAACTTCGGTTAATGAAATATTTTCAGCAGAAGTTATACAAATTTCAGATTATATAAATCCTGCTAATCGAAAATTTTCAATCAAAATTAGCATTCCGTCAGGAAAAAAAGTAGTTAAACCCAATTTAATGGCCAAAGTTAAAATTAATGACTACACAAATAATAATGCAATTGTAGTTAAAGAAAGCATTATGCAAGAAACGGCTAGCGGAGAACAAGTGATTTACGTATTCCAACCAGAGAATGAAAATATAGGTACGGCCGAAAAGGTTCAAGTTGACATCGGTAAGTCTTATAATGGTTTTACTGAAATAAAAAACGGACTTAAACCAGGCCAGTATGTTATAACTAGTGGATCAAGGTCTGTAAGAAATGGAGAAAAAGTTCGAATTGAAACGCCTTTAAAATAA
- a CDS encoding efflux RND transporter permease subunit translates to MAKNTYKEFGISSWSIDNKMTVYVITAIILLGGLLSYYSMPREAFPEIVETKIYVSSINPGNSVEDIEKFITEPLEEEFKNVKGVREITSTTMQDYSMVIVEFEEDIEVPNAKQLIKDKVDQVKSETTWPTLDNGAKVEPNVFDLNISEEMPILNVNFIGDYKTQKLKDFAEHLQDKIELLPQIKEASIRGVDEKEVEVAVDIYKMNASKVSFDNIINAIRSENTTISGGNVIKNGLQKNIRVIGEIDKPNQLENIVVKSDDGTVFLSDIAQVNFHEKDPTTFARNHTKPVVMLDVKKRAGKNMIEAVEQIKVLVKQEQNNYYPEDLDISITNDQSVKTENQVNDLVNNIIFGVILVVGVLMFFLGFRNALFVGIAIPLSMFLALTVLSSLGFTLNTMVLFGLVMGLGMLVDNGIVVVENVYSLMDQGMPRIKAAKQGIGEIAWPIIASTATTLAAFFPLGLWPGTIGKFMIYFPITLSVVLTSSLFVALVINAMLTSQFMKIEEEEFTKKQLIRWSLILFIVGLALVVSGFVLDFGAFRGIGNLAIFTAIMLWVYKFLLLKAIEYFQFKLLKKLEYFYEKTLRFALYKKMAYVFFFGTVALLIMAFFLVGVAQPKVLFFPENEPNQIMTYIEYPEGTDIDKTNALTKKVEAKIYDAIKKYEDEDGYNFMVESAIAQVGKGAGNPNTNSGMANEMPHKGKVTLTLREFKLRRDISSTQVLTEVRQAVKGFPGVSIIVEKDAVGPPAGYPINLEIKGENYDEMLAEAEEVRTFINELNIDGIEELKIDVNKSKPELELRIDREKAGELGISAAMIGQTIRRSVFGQEASTFKDNDEDYEINVRFNESQRYDENAIFNQPVTFRNLKGQIVQVPISALIKNNPTATFNAIKRKDLKRVITVYSNVLAGYNPTEIVNAIKEELKYYDKQENMTYQFTGEQEEQANNMDFLLKALLLALGSILLILVAQFNSISKPVIILSAVILSLVGVLFGLVIFQMDFVVIMTMMGVISLAGIVVNNAIVLVDYTQILIDRKKEENNVEDDQMLSRNDYFELITAGGKSRLRPVLLTAITTVLGLIPLAIGLNIDFFSLFTDYDPKIYMGGDNVVFWGPLAWTVIFGLIFATFLTLVVVPVMFYLTIRAKLRFKKV, encoded by the coding sequence ATGGCCAAAAACACTTACAAAGAATTCGGGATATCGTCATGGTCTATTGATAATAAAATGACGGTTTATGTTATAACAGCTATTATATTATTAGGCGGTTTATTATCTTATTACAGTATGCCAAGAGAGGCATTCCCTGAAATTGTTGAAACTAAAATTTATGTAAGTTCTATTAATCCAGGAAACTCTGTTGAAGATATTGAAAAATTTATTACAGAACCTTTAGAAGAAGAATTCAAAAATGTAAAAGGTGTTCGCGAAATTACATCAACAACCATGCAAGATTATTCTATGGTAATTGTTGAGTTTGAGGAAGATATTGAAGTCCCTAATGCAAAGCAACTTATTAAAGACAAGGTCGATCAGGTTAAGTCTGAAACCACTTGGCCAACTTTAGATAATGGTGCTAAAGTAGAGCCTAACGTTTTTGATCTCAATATTTCAGAAGAAATGCCGATTTTAAACGTCAATTTTATTGGCGATTACAAAACTCAAAAGCTAAAAGATTTTGCTGAACATCTACAAGATAAAATAGAGCTTTTACCTCAAATTAAAGAAGCGAGCATTCGTGGTGTAGACGAAAAAGAAGTTGAAGTAGCTGTTGATATTTATAAAATGAACGCTTCTAAAGTATCTTTTGATAATATAATTAACGCGATTAGGTCTGAAAACACAACCATATCTGGAGGTAATGTGATTAAAAATGGTTTGCAGAAAAACATTCGTGTTATCGGTGAAATAGATAAGCCTAATCAACTTGAAAATATTGTAGTCAAGTCTGATGATGGTACAGTTTTTCTAAGCGATATCGCACAGGTAAATTTTCACGAAAAAGACCCAACAACCTTTGCAAGAAACCATACTAAACCTGTTGTTATGCTCGACGTTAAAAAGCGCGCAGGAAAAAATATGATTGAAGCTGTCGAGCAAATTAAAGTGCTAGTTAAACAAGAACAAAATAACTATTATCCAGAAGATTTAGATATAAGTATTACTAATGACCAGTCTGTTAAAACCGAAAATCAAGTTAACGATTTAGTAAACAACATCATTTTTGGTGTTATATTAGTTGTAGGTGTTTTAATGTTTTTCTTAGGTTTTAGAAATGCCTTATTTGTTGGTATTGCGATACCTTTATCGATGTTTTTAGCCTTGACAGTATTATCATCACTTGGGTTTACATTAAATACAATGGTGCTATTTGGCTTAGTGATGGGATTAGGAATGCTTGTAGATAATGGTATTGTTGTTGTCGAAAATGTGTACAGCTTAATGGACCAAGGTATGCCAAGAATTAAAGCTGCCAAACAAGGGATCGGTGAAATCGCGTGGCCAATTATAGCTTCAACCGCAACTACTTTAGCTGCATTCTTCCCACTTGGACTTTGGCCAGGTACCATAGGTAAATTTATGATTTACTTTCCAATCACACTTTCAGTAGTCTTAACATCATCACTTTTTGTAGCATTGGTAATCAACGCTATGTTGACTTCTCAGTTTATGAAAATTGAAGAAGAAGAGTTCACTAAAAAGCAACTTATTAGATGGAGTTTAATTCTTTTTATAGTTGGGCTTGCCTTAGTTGTTTCTGGATTTGTATTAGATTTTGGAGCCTTCAGAGGTATTGGTAACCTTGCTATATTTACAGCAATTATGTTATGGGTTTACAAGTTTTTACTACTAAAAGCCATAGAATACTTTCAGTTTAAATTGCTTAAGAAGTTAGAATATTTTTATGAAAAAACATTAAGGTTTGCTTTGTATAAAAAGATGGCATATGTTTTCTTTTTTGGAACCGTTGCCTTATTGATTATGGCCTTTTTCTTAGTTGGCGTAGCTCAACCAAAAGTTTTGTTTTTTCCAGAAAATGAACCAAACCAAATTATGACTTATATCGAGTACCCTGAAGGTACTGACATTGATAAAACTAATGCATTAACCAAAAAAGTTGAAGCCAAAATTTACGATGCCATCAAAAAGTACGAAGATGAAGACGGCTATAACTTTATGGTAGAATCTGCCATTGCTCAAGTTGGTAAAGGAGCCGGAAACCCAAATACCAACAGTGGTATGGCTAATGAAATGCCACATAAAGGAAAAGTCACTTTAACATTACGCGAGTTTAAGTTACGTCGTGACATATCTAGTACTCAAGTGTTAACCGAAGTTAGACAAGCTGTAAAAGGTTTTCCTGGAGTTTCAATTATCGTAGAAAAAGATGCCGTTGGTCCACCAGCTGGTTACCCAATTAACCTTGAAATTAAAGGTGAAAATTACGACGAAATGCTAGCTGAAGCTGAAGAAGTTAGAACATTTATCAACGAACTTAATATTGATGGTATTGAAGAGTTAAAGATAGATGTAAATAAGTCTAAGCCAGAGCTAGAACTACGTATTGATCGTGAAAAAGCTGGCGAATTAGGAATTTCTGCAGCAATGATAGGTCAAACTATTAGACGATCTGTCTTTGGTCAGGAAGCCTCAACCTTTAAAGATAATGACGAAGATTATGAAATCAATGTTCGCTTTAACGAATCTCAGCGTTATGATGAAAATGCTATATTTAATCAGCCAGTTACCTTTAGAAATCTGAAAGGTCAAATAGTTCAGGTGCCAATATCAGCTTTAATTAAAAATAATCCGACAGCGACTTTTAATGCAATTAAGCGTAAAGACCTTAAACGTGTTATTACAGTTTATTCTAATGTTTTAGCAGGATATAACCCTACTGAAATTGTTAACGCTATTAAAGAAGAATTGAAGTATTATGATAAGCAAGAAAATATGACTTATCAATTCACAGGTGAACAAGAAGAACAAGCTAATAATATGGACTTTTTGTTGAAAGCTTTACTATTAGCACTAGGTAGTATTTTGTTAATTTTAGTAGCTCAATTTAATTCGATATCAAAACCTGTAATTATTTTATCAGCTGTAATTTTAAGTTTAGTTGGTGTATTGTTTGGCTTGGTTATTTTTCAAATGGATTTTGTGGTCATTATGACGATGATGGGTGTAATTTCGTTAGCTGGAATTGTGGTCAATAATGCCATTGTTTTAGTCGACTATACGCAAATACTAATTGATCGTAAAAAAGAGGAAAATAATGTAGAAGACGACCAGATGTTAAGTAGAAATGATTACTTTGAATTAATTACTGCCGGTGGAAAATCTCGTTTAAGACCAGTATTATTAACCGCAATAACTACTGTTTTAGGTTTAATACCTTTGGCCATAGGTTTAAACATAGACTTCTTTTCGTTATTTACAGATTATGATCCAAAAATTTACATGGGTGGCGATAACGTTGTTTTTTGGGGACCTTTAGCTTGGACAGTAATTTTTGGGTTAATTTTTGCTACATTCTTAACCTTAGTTGTTGTACCAGTGATGTTTTATTTAACTATTAGAGCAAAGTTAAGGTTTAAGAAAGTGTAA
- a CDS encoding thioredoxin family protein, which translates to MTKFGELIDLEKPVLLNFFADWDENCEVIHETLKDVSAAVGDSAKLIKINAESNEQLIEALRVKNLPTYMLYKSGEMVWRQSGVLSANDLIIKIEETANK; encoded by the coding sequence ATGACAAAGTTTGGAGAATTAATAGATCTAGAAAAACCAGTTTTGCTGAATTTTTTTGCAGATTGGGATGAAAACTGTGAAGTGATTCATGAAACATTGAAAGATGTTTCAGCAGCGGTTGGAGATTCGGCTAAACTAATAAAAATCAATGCAGAATCTAATGAGCAACTAATTGAAGCTTTACGCGTAAAAAACCTACCTACTTATATGCTTTATAAGTCAGGTGAGATGGTTTGGCGTCAATCAGGTGTATTATCGGCAAATGATTTGATTATAAAGATTGAAGAAACAGCCAATAAATAA